A region from the Canis lupus familiaris isolate Mischka breed German Shepherd chromosome 3, alternate assembly UU_Cfam_GSD_1.0, whole genome shotgun sequence genome encodes:
- the LOC119876131 gene encoding uncharacterized protein LOC119876131, translating into MSLLTVCAFVCVVVSLLIVFTVCVLVWIGDIMGETETTPLSLMLSHFSDIRERARILSVDIRRERFQIYCISEWPTFDVGWPQEGTFHLPTILQVKAVIFRDKPDGHSDQVPYILIWQDMIENPPPWLKPFLAPKAGPMEILALRKAKRNRLYARGTPSSGLPGFLPGGPDSPAALPGTAPPSAPPLEASGAAEGAPPLPDQGVPVHGPAAGTHGRTHRRPHLRMQGWLTPPPFLSAP; encoded by the coding sequence ATGTCCTTGCTAACtgtttgtgcatttgtctgtgttgTTGTGTCCTTGTTAATTGTCTTTACtgtctgtgtcttggtgtggattggggacataatgggggagacagaaaccactcccctatctcttatgctctctcacttCTCGGATATTAGGGAAAGAGCTCGTATTCTGAGCGTAGACATACGGAGAGAGAGGTTccaaatttattgcatatcagaatggccaacctttgacgtGGGATGGCCCCAGGAAGGAACTTTTCACCTACCTactatcttacaggttaaggccgtgatcttcagggacaaaccggacggccactctgaccaggtgccctacatcctgatctggcaggacatgatcgagaatcctcctccttggctaaaaccatttttagcCCCCAAAGCAGGACCCATGGAGATTCTAGCCCTGCGGAAAGCCAAAAGAAACCGACTCTATGCCCGAGGCACCCCTTCGTCCGGTCTTCCAGGATTCCTCCCCGGAGGACCTGATTCTCCCGCCGCCCTACCGGGCACCGCCCCCCCTTCCGCCCCTCCATTGGAGGCAtcgggggctgcagaaggggcgccACCCCTCCCTGACCAGGGAGTCCCTGTGCACGGGCCAGCAGCGGGGACACACGGTCGGACCCACCGGCGGCCCCACCTCCGAATGCAGGGCTGGCTGACTCCACCGCCCTTCCTCTCCGCACCATGA